The following are encoded together in the Argopecten irradians isolate NY chromosome 5, Ai_NY, whole genome shotgun sequence genome:
- the LOC138323833 gene encoding very long chain fatty acid elongase 6-like has translation MAYNHSFVFGFEKQYDHSLFNDYMHRHWQDSFIYSAVYVLVVFCGKKWMENRPRYDLRPYLATWSAVLGIFSIFGAVRTVPELISSVRDYGLEYSLCVPSYFEGVTGFWCFMFAVSKVYELGDTIFIVLRKQQLIFLHWYHHITVLIYVWYTYPANLGFGRWFMGMNYAVHSIMYTYYALRAMRFNIPKFVSILITLLQLTQMIIGCTVTYLTHQMNQRGIKCGQSEQPVKYGMIMYGTYFILFAHFFYTSYIVEKPKVRSAEMNGKKKS, from the coding sequence ATGGCGTACAACCACTCATTTGTGTTTGGGTTTGAAAAGCAATATGACCATTCCTTGTTTAATGATTACATGCATCGGCATTGGCAAGACAGCTTCATTTATTCCGCCGTCTACGTCCTTGTGGTTTTCTGTGGCAAAAAATGGATGGAAAATCGACCTCGGTACGACTTGAGACCCTATCTGGCGACATGGAGTGCTGTTCTGGGTATATTCAGTATATTTGGTGCTGTAAGGACGGTTCCGGAACTGATCTCCTCCGTAAGAGATTATGGACTTGAGTATTCGCTGTGTGTTCCGTCGTATTTTGAAGGCGTGACAGGGTTCTGGTGTTTCATGTTTGCTGTTTCGAAGGTTTATGAACTAGGGGACACTATTTTCATCGTTCTTCGCAAACAACAGCTTATCTTTTTACACTGGTATCACCACATCACTGTTTTAATCTACGTTTGGTACACGTATCCTGCTAATCTAGGATTTGGAAGATGGTTTATGGGGATGAACTATGCTGTACATTCAATAATGTACACTTACTATGCACTTCGAGCAATGAGATTCAATATACCGAAGTTTGTCAGCATACTCATTACATTACTCCAGTTAACCCAAATGATAATTGGGTGTACTGTCACCTATTTAACCCACCAGATGAATCAAAGGGGAATTAAATGTGGTCAGTCTGAACAGCCTGTTAAGTATGGAATGATCATGTATGGAACATATTTTATTCTCTTTGCTCACTTCTTCTATACAAGCTATATCGTTGAAAAGCCAAAAGTGAGATCTGCTGAAATGAACGGAAAGAAAAAGAGTTGA